In Thermocrinis jamiesonii, one genomic interval encodes:
- the moaC gene encoding cyclic pyranopterin monophosphate synthase MoaC: MRTVDVSTKPITLRFAKAYGKISLKEDTVQRILSGQIPKGDVLSACKLAGIMASKKTAELLPFCHPISFEHVEVEVKVGKNYLEVFSTVLGTSKTGYEMEALTAVSVALLTVYDMCKGLDSSMVIQEIKLLEKSGGKSQWGKSLEGKRVFIRTDERFKKLIEEYLKNLHAQVVQDGNFDLLITTEKEEFEEYLGISSVINNHLFSVLPTELKNGVVVGKRGNIIVVQLEPSEKLIKAFFESFGEWLGNF, translated from the coding sequence ATGCGAACAGTAGATGTATCCACAAAACCCATAACCCTTAGGTTTGCCAAAGCTTATGGCAAGATCTCCCTAAAAGAAGATACTGTGCAAAGGATCCTAAGTGGGCAAATTCCGAAAGGGGATGTGCTGTCTGCGTGTAAATTAGCTGGTATAATGGCAAGCAAGAAAACTGCAGAACTCCTACCCTTTTGCCATCCCATCTCCTTTGAACACGTTGAAGTGGAAGTAAAAGTTGGGAAAAACTACTTGGAAGTTTTTTCTACAGTCCTTGGAACATCCAAAACTGGCTATGAAATGGAAGCTCTGACTGCGGTGTCGGTAGCTCTGCTGACGGTCTATGATATGTGTAAGGGCTTAGACAGTAGTATGGTTATACAGGAAATAAAACTTTTGGAAAAATCGGGTGGAAAGTCTCAGTGGGGGAAGTCTTTGGAAGGTAAAAGAGTTTTTATAAGAACAGACGAACGCTTTAAAAAACTGATTGAGGAATACCTAAAAAACCTGCATGCTCAAGTTGTTCAAGATGGGAATTTTGACCTGCTTATAACCACAGAAAAAGAGGAGTTTGAAGAATATTTAGGTATAAGCTCAGTTATAAATAATCACCTTTTCTCTGTATTGCCAACAGAGTTAAAGAACGGCGTAGTGGTGGGCAAAAGGGGTAATATAATCGTGGTTCAACTTGAACCTTCAGAGAAGCTAATAAAAGCCTTTTTTGAAAGCTTTGGAGAATGGTTGGGTAATTTTTAA
- the lipA gene encoding lipoyl synthase: MLKPVLILSKTHQLKKLLRNAKLHTVCEESRCPNISECFSANTATFMILGNTCTRGCSFCNLKRGKTLPVDEEEPYRLLETVKLLNLKYVVITSPTRDDLKDGGASHFAKCIRVLKENIEGIKVEVLIPDFGGSYDSLKVVLDAKPDVLNHNVETVPRLYDKVRKGADYQRSLNLLKHAKRLRSTIYTKSALILGFGEREDEIIKVMEDLRSVDCDILTIGQYYQPSVKHHPVVKYYTPEEFEKLKEIALSLGFKYVVSGPNVRSSYKAYQVVYNYSL; this comes from the coding sequence ATGCTCAAACCTGTGCTTATTCTCAGTAAAACCCACCAACTAAAAAAGCTCCTAAGAAATGCAAAACTTCACACTGTTTGTGAAGAGTCAAGATGTCCAAACATATCTGAGTGTTTTAGTGCAAACACTGCTACCTTCATGATTTTAGGAAATACTTGCACCAGAGGGTGTAGTTTTTGCAATCTCAAAAGGGGTAAAACCCTCCCTGTGGATGAGGAGGAGCCTTACAGGCTTTTGGAAACGGTTAAGCTTTTAAACTTAAAATACGTGGTCATTACCTCTCCTACAAGGGATGACCTAAAAGATGGCGGAGCTTCACACTTTGCTAAGTGTATAAGAGTTTTAAAGGAAAACATAGAAGGTATTAAAGTTGAAGTTCTTATTCCAGACTTTGGAGGCTCTTATGACTCGCTAAAAGTAGTTTTGGATGCAAAACCGGACGTGCTAAATCACAACGTGGAAACAGTCCCAAGACTTTACGATAAAGTAAGAAAAGGTGCAGACTATCAGAGGAGTTTAAATCTTCTCAAACATGCCAAAAGGCTCAGAAGCACCATATACACTAAGTCTGCACTAATATTGGGCTTTGGTGAGAGAGAAGATGAAATAATCAAGGTTATGGAAGACCTGCGGAGCGTGGATTGTGATATTCTGACAATTGGACAGTATTACCAACCTTCGGTAAAACATCATCCAGTGGTAAAGTATTACACTCCAGAAGAGTTTGAAAAACTAAAAGAGATTGCTTTAAGCTTAGGTTTTAAGTATGTGGTTAGTGGTCCCAACGTAAGAAGCTCTTACAAAGCTTACCAGGTGGTGTATAATTATTCATTATGA